A window of Juglans regia cultivar Chandler chromosome 7, Walnut 2.0, whole genome shotgun sequence contains these coding sequences:
- the LOC108995341 gene encoding U1 small nuclear ribonucleoprotein 70 kDa-like has product MGDYSDAFMRNQQNAAVQARPKVQNRANVQQLKLIGQSHPTGLTANLLKLFEPRPPLEFKPPPEKRKCPPLSGMAQFVSRFAEPGEPEYSPPIQEAETPAQRRARVHKLRLEMGAEKAVEELQKYNPQEDSNISGDPYKTLFVARLSYETTESRIKREFESYGPIKRVRVIADKETNKPRGYAFIEYVHTRDMKAAYKQADGRKIDGRRVLVDVERGRTVPNWRPRRLGGGLGTTRVGGEDVNQRYSGREQLQSGGPSHSEEPRAREDRHADREREKSRERGREREREKSREQSHDRHRDRDQREDRHHKDRNRDKERERDRGRDRDRDRTRDRDRDRGRDRGRDYERDRHRDRDRARERESERDLEVEDYDRGRSRDRDIYDRVESKHERDRHSERVRDYDHTEPEDDHGWYEQPEQGRNKQYGHMDIQDDDDDDRYDQYPDRGHDQYDRMGEGDYHYERATSESRERGRTRDLERENRHSERSLSQEHEY; this is encoded by the exons ATGGGAGACTACAGCGATGCCTTCATGCGCAACCAACAAAACGCCGCCGTTCAGGCCCGCCCCAAAGTCCAGAATCGCGCTAATGTCCAACAGCTCAAACTG attgggcagaGTCATCCCACTGGTCTAACAGCCAACTTGTTGAAACTCTTTGAGCCTCGACCACCTTTGGAGTTTAAACCACCTCCAGAGAAAAGGAAATGCCCACCATTATCAG GGATGGCACAATTTGTGAGTAGGTTTGCAGAGCCTGGAGAACCTGAATATTCTCCACCAATCCAAGAGGCTGAAACTCCT GCACAAAGAAGGGCTAGAGTTCACAAGTTGAGGCTAGAAATGGGTGCAGAAAAGGCTGTTGAGGAGTTACAGAAAT ATAATCCACAAGAAGACTCAAATATTTCTGGAGATCCCTACAAGACATTGTTCGTGGCTAGACTC AGTTATGAGACAACAGAGAGCAGAATCAAAAGGGAGTTTGAGTCTTATGGGCCAATCAAGCGG gTTCGAGTGATTGCTGACAAAGAGACAAATAAGCCTAGAGGCTATGCTTTCATTGAGTATGTGCATACACGGGATATGAAAG CTGCATATAAGCAAGCTGATGGGAGGAAGATTGATGGCAGAAGGGTGCTGGTGGATGTTGAGCGTGGTAGAACTGTCCCAAATTGGCGTCCTCGGCGACTTGGTGGTGGGCTAGGAACTACCAGAGTTGGAGGGGAAGACGTTAACCAGAGATATTCGGGGAG GGAGCAATTGCAGTCAGGAGGACCATCTCACTCTGAGGAGCCAAGAGCACGAGAAGATCGGCATGCAGACAG gGAAAGGGAGAAATCCCGTGAAAGGGGCAGAGAGAGGGAACGGGAGAAATCTCGTGAACAATCCCATGACAGGCATAGGGATCGTGATCAGAGAGAGGATAGGCACCACAAAGATCGCAACAGGGacaaggaaagagaaagagaccGGGGTCGTGATCGCGATCGCGATCGAACACGTGATCGCGATAGAGACCGAGGTCGGGATCGTGGTCGTGACTATGAACGTGATCGTCACAGAGATCGTGATCGTGCTCGAGaaagggagagtgagagagacttAGAAGTTGAAGACTATGACCGTGGCCGCTCCCGTGATAGGGATATTTATGATCGAGTTGAATCAAAACATGAGAGGGACCGACATAGTGAAAGGGTGCGGGACTATGATCATACTGAACCTGAGGATGATCATGGATGGTATGAACAGCCTGAGCAAGGGCGTAATAAACAGTATGGTCACATGGATATccaggatgatgatgatgatgatcgtTATGATCAATATCCTGATCGTGGTCATGATCAGTATGATCGGATGGGGGAGGGTGATTACCATTATGAGCGTGCAACATCTGAGTCCCGTGAAAGGGGGAGAACTCGAGATTTGGAGCGTGAAAATCGACACTCAGAAAGGTCACTTTCTCAGGAGCACGAATACTGA